The Desertifilum tharense IPPAS B-1220 DNA window AGAAAAACCTAAAACGACGCTGAGGGTAATTAAACCGGGGAACTTAGACGCGAAACGAAAGAGTAGCTTATTGGTAGACATCCAGTCTTTCCTATGAGAAATGACTCATTGATGATAGAGGGGTAAACCGCATTGACCTCACCGGTTACTCAAACGATCCGAGAGAGTCGTTATCGGGATTTTTGCAACCATTGGGGCGATAACTTCAGAAAGTCCGTCCGCCATTGCTTGAATACTGTAAAGCTGAACGCACCGTTCCCGCGCCTGTCGCCCGCGTTCTTGGGCTTCGGGCCAATTTTGCAAGATCCATTGAACTTTCTCCATCAGTTGGTCGGGGGCGTTCGGTTCGACTAAGTACCCCGTATCTCCTAAAATCTCAGGAATGTCACCGACGCGCGTCGCCAAAATGGGTTTCGCCATCGCCATTCCATCGGTTAGTTTCAGGGGAAATTGCGCCAAAGCCGCAGGTTCATTGCGCTGAGGAACAACAATAACATCGGCCGCAGCCACCACTTCTGGCATTTGTTGATAAGGATAACTGGGTAATTTAATGATCCACCGCCCCCATCGTTCGATCAACTGGCTGTCATAGTCATCATAGGGACTCCCTCCCACAATGGCTAGCCTTAAATGGGGTTGGTTTAAACGATCTAAGGCTTCAAGAACATCCTCCAAACCTTTATAAGGACGAGGCGCACCCGGAAACATCAAAATAAAATAGTCCGATAAACCATAACGCTGGCGACTGGTATCGGTATCGTAGCGATCGGGGTTAAAGAGGTTGATATCTTTACCATTGGGGATATAGGTTCCCCCAAACCGCTTTTGTAAAAAACGGGTGTGGGTAGTGACAAGATCGGCTTTGGAGACAAACCCTTCCATCCATTTAAGATAGAGGGGATGGTCGGGATTTCGCAATGCGCCCTTTGGCTTCAAAATATCGCGTCCAAGTTGCTTGAGACTGGGACGATACTCAAAGCGATCGCCGCCATGCCAGCTTAACTCCCAATCGTCAATATCAGCAATCACCGGACGATTGCTCATCGATTTTTTGAGTAACGCCACGCCTAAACTCGTTGGTTTTGGCTTGTAAGCAT harbors:
- a CDS encoding glycosyltransferase family 4 protein, translating into MQHSSTQPKISLVVSDLSASGVLRWGGAGVRPFLLAQALQQLGYGVEVVGFQFGEPATLSSESGVTLQTVPGGEYPQFFQSIRQLLGHIQGDIIYAYKPKPTSLGVALLKKSMSNRPVIADIDDWELSWHGGDRFEYRPSLKQLGRDILKPKGALRNPDHPLYLKWMEGFVSKADLVTTHTRFLQKRFGGTYIPNGKDINLFNPDRYDTDTSRQRYGLSDYFILMFPGAPRPYKGLEDVLEALDRLNQPHLRLAIVGGSPYDDYDSQLIERWGRWIIKLPSYPYQQMPEVVAAADVIVVPQRNEPAALAQFPLKLTDGMAMAKPILATRVGDIPEILGDTGYLVEPNAPDQLMEKVQWILQNWPEAQERGRQARERCVQLYSIQAMADGLSEVIAPMVAKIPITTLSDRLSNR